Proteins encoded in a region of the Ornithodoros turicata isolate Travis unplaced genomic scaffold, ASM3712646v1 Chromosome122, whole genome shotgun sequence genome:
- the LOC135371799 gene encoding uncharacterized protein LOC135371799, producing MDRTQLNKKRKILRNQVTTIQNDLDRRTAGEEPQDITELAARIDRLQSLNASLKEVDSQIEPLLTEDEFDQEFTKQLDYQNRLEMTLFMAKAHVDARRRAVTTSDIPAIAHPQGDASPARVHTVQAPQTQAAVRLPKLEMLKFDGKRCHWQQFWSQFNVTIHTNASLPESSKMQYLMAALQGEAANAVEGLQLTPGTYESAVEILRNRFGNDNPADSVT from the coding sequence ATGGACCGAACTCAGCTGAACAAAAAGCGCAAGATTCTGCGGAACCAGGTGACGACGATCCAGAACGATCTTGACCGACGAACGGCGGGTGAAGAACCTCAGGACATTACCGAATTGGCAGCACGCATCGACAGGCTACAAAGCCTCAACGCCTCTCTCAAAGAAGTCGATAGTCAGATCGAACCTCTTCTTACTGAAGATGAGTTTGACCAGGAGTTCACGAAGCAGCTGGATTATCAAAACAGATTGGAAATGACCCTCTTCATGGCAAAGGCACACGTCGACGCCCGTAGACGTGCTGTGACCACCTCTGATATCCCTGCCATCGCACATCCACAGGGAGATGCCTCCCCTGCGCGGGTACACACCGTTCAAGCACCACAAACGCAAGCCGCTGTTCGCCTTCCCAAACTAGAAATGCTGAAGTTCGACGGCAAACGATGTCACTGGCAGCAATTTTGGAGTCAATTCAATGTGACTATCCACACCAATGCCTCACTCCCTGAGAGTAGCAAGATGCAGTACCTAATGGCTGCACTACAAGGGGAAGCTGCGAACGCCGTGGAAGGTCTACAGTTGACTCCTGGCACTTACGAATCTGCCGTCGAGATTCTCCGCAATCGTTTCGGCAACGATAATCCAGCGGATTCCGTTACGTGA